One region of Syntrophobacter fumaroxidans MPOB genomic DNA includes:
- a CDS encoding tRNA (cytidine(34)-2'-O)-methyltransferase — protein sequence MVGHGGKSVFQVVLYQPEIPQNTGNIARTCAATHTPLHLVEPLGFRITDRGLKRAGLDYWPHVRLKVHPDLESLCREIGDRRWVYFSAHADRRYCDFRFQPGDCLFFGSESFGLPNDLLVSRPGFVINIPINRARVRSLNLATSVGIALFEALRQLTSHDDCRR from the coding sequence ATGGTGGGACACGGAGGCAAATCCGTTTTTCAAGTCGTACTTTACCAGCCGGAAATTCCTCAGAATACGGGCAACATCGCCCGAACCTGTGCGGCAACGCACACCCCTTTGCATCTGGTCGAGCCCCTCGGCTTCAGGATCACGGACCGAGGTCTGAAGCGGGCCGGGCTGGACTACTGGCCGCACGTGCGTCTGAAGGTGCATCCCGATCTGGAATCTTTATGCAGGGAGATCGGCGACCGGCGCTGGGTCTACTTTTCCGCCCATGCGGACCGCCGCTACTGCGATTTTCGATTTCAGCCGGGCGATTGTCTGTTTTTTGGATCTGAATCTTTCGGTTTGCCCAATGATTTGCTTGTATCAAGACCGGGGTTTGTGATAAACATCCCAATTAATCGGGCCAGAGTGCGCAGTTTGAATCTTGCCACATCCGTGGGTATTGCGCTGTTCGAAGCCCTGCGACAACTGACTTCTCATGATGATTGCCGCCGATAG
- a CDS encoding DUF1566 domain-containing protein has protein sequence MADRFELVDKMAVLDRETGLMWQREASAERMPWGDGAACIARLNTSGYAGFSDWRFPTRDELAGLILAEEDRQSGLYIDPLFGTQRNCWTSTQSEHHKACYVDFYYGDVYLIEENYANHFVRAVRTQRAG, from the coding sequence ATGGCTGATCGGTTTGAGTTGGTGGACAAGATGGCGGTGTTGGACCGCGAAACGGGGCTGATGTGGCAGCGGGAGGCTTCCGCGGAGCGGATGCCCTGGGGGGATGGCGCCGCCTGCATCGCGCGGCTCAATACAAGCGGGTACGCGGGCTTTAGCGACTGGCGCTTCCCCACGAGGGATGAACTGGCGGGCCTGATTCTAGCGGAGGAGGACAGGCAATCCGGGTTGTACATCGATCCGTTGTTCGGTACTCAGAGAAACTGCTGGACCTCAACGCAATCGGAACATCACAAGGCCTGCTACGTGGATTTCTACTACGGCGACGTTTATCTGATCGAAGAAAACTATGCGAACCATTTCGTCCGCGCCGTTAGAACGCAACGGGCGGGCTGA